In a genomic window of Methanomassiliicoccales archaeon:
- a CDS encoding multiprotein bridging factor aMBF1, whose protein sequence is MLCELCGKETARTTRVFIEGTTLNVCRECAKFGEVRKSSKKESTPPQTIITKRLEIREKRMKPKDLYESEEITLELVPDYPRIIREARMARDWKQETLAAKINEKVSVINKIERGDMRPDDALVKKLEKELGIKLMEKVPIIKTETKTSSSKGLTLGDIIKLKKE, encoded by the coding sequence ATGCTCTGCGAACTCTGTGGGAAAGAGACCGCGCGCACGACACGCGTCTTCATCGAAGGGACAACTCTAAACGTTTGCAGAGAGTGCGCAAAATTCGGAGAGGTGCGTAAATCGAGCAAAAAGGAATCGACACCGCCGCAAACGATCATCACGAAGCGCCTCGAAATCAGGGAAAAACGGATGAAACCGAAAGACCTCTATGAGTCTGAGGAAATAACTCTGGAATTGGTACCTGATTACCCTAGAATCATTCGAGAAGCTCGGATGGCGAGGGATTGGAAGCAGGAGACGCTTGCTGCGAAAATCAATGAAAAGGTCAGTGTCATCAACAAGATAGAGCGCGGCGACATGCGCCCAGATGATGCATTGGTAAAGAAGCTTGAAAAGGAATTGGGAATCAAGCTAATGGAAAAAGTCCCCATCATAAAGACTGAAACGAAGACATCATCGAGCAAGGGATTAACGCTAGGGGACATCATTAAACTGAAAAAGGAGTGA
- a CDS encoding DUF2240 family protein, with protein sequence MEEIMTCLALVFKRKGKSVLSEKELVFSVSMDYRWFTPKEAQKLLEIGLKKGLLTKIDGLIKTTFDYKKVEIPINFKPSKKVLEDVKEEPSLFSKILNRITAAGISRREAVARINKIQERLAIDVEVAALAFAKEVGVNIDDLIDETWKEVAERQDVL encoded by the coding sequence ATGGAAGAAATAATGACCTGTCTCGCTCTGGTCTTCAAGAGAAAGGGGAAGAGCGTTCTGTCGGAGAAAGAGTTGGTTTTTTCTGTCTCGATGGATTATCGCTGGTTCACACCGAAGGAGGCCCAAAAACTCTTGGAGATCGGTCTAAAAAAAGGGTTGCTCACGAAGATCGATGGCCTCATCAAGACAACTTTTGATTACAAGAAGGTCGAGATCCCGATCAATTTCAAACCGAGCAAGAAAGTCTTAGAAGATGTGAAAGAAGAGCCTTCCTTATTCTCAAAGATCCTCAATCGCATCACCGCTGCTGGTATATCAAGGAGAGAAGCTGTGGCGAGGATTAACAAGATCCAGGAGAGGCTCGCTATCGACGTCGAGGTGGCGGCCCTCGCATTCGCAAAAGAGGTCGGGGTTAATATCGATGACTTAATCGATGAAACATGGAAGGAAGTCGCTGAAAGACAGGATGTTCTTTGA